The proteins below come from a single Burkholderia sp. PAMC 26561 genomic window:
- a CDS encoding methyl-accepting chemotaxis protein: MTLNQKLGSMIAVLWLGLVAIGFIGAWQSRSATLDDRRDQLKALVAQGASMTAHFQSLAANKTISEDEAKKRALDVLASMRYGTDGYISVNDSRPVMIMHPIKPALNGQNLANFADPDGNKLFVNIVTAGNSTPEGGFISYLWSKPGSEKPVPKISFANHFVPWDWYIVTGMYTDDIQRAFYASALRWFAITAVLGVLASLVMLLVLRSIKRELGGDPSIAVSAAQRIARGDLTTHVPLAAGDSHSLMYALSEMQSGLVETVSRVRAGTENINVGASEIAAGNTDLSQRTEQQAAALVQTASSMDEMTANVKQNADSATQAAKLAGEAADVAQRGSGVVEEVIHTMTRITESSKQIGDIIGVIDGIAFQTNILALNAAVEAARAGEQGRGFAVVAAEVRSLAQRSATAAKEIKALIGTSTDTVKEGASLVSNAGATMGEIVSSVRRVNEILDEISHASNEQSAGIEQVNRAVGEMDQVTQQNAALVEEAAAAAHSLKDQVDVLREAIGSFSLPA; this comes from the coding sequence ATGACGTTGAATCAAAAGCTCGGATCGATGATCGCCGTGCTTTGGCTCGGACTTGTGGCGATTGGATTCATAGGAGCGTGGCAAAGCCGTTCTGCCACACTCGATGACCGGCGCGACCAATTGAAAGCGCTGGTGGCGCAGGGCGCAAGCATGACGGCGCATTTCCAGAGCCTCGCCGCAAACAAGACGATCTCCGAAGACGAAGCGAAAAAGCGCGCGCTCGATGTCCTCGCTTCCATGCGATACGGTACCGACGGCTACATCTCGGTCAACGACTCGCGCCCCGTCATGATCATGCATCCGATCAAACCCGCGCTGAACGGCCAGAACCTGGCCAACTTCGCCGATCCCGACGGCAACAAACTGTTCGTCAATATCGTCACCGCGGGTAATTCGACGCCTGAAGGCGGTTTTATCAGTTACCTGTGGTCGAAGCCCGGCAGCGAAAAGCCAGTGCCGAAGATCAGCTTCGCCAATCACTTCGTGCCGTGGGACTGGTACATCGTGACCGGCATGTACACCGACGATATCCAGAGAGCCTTCTACGCGAGCGCATTGCGCTGGTTCGCGATCACGGCGGTGCTCGGCGTGCTGGCGTCGCTCGTCATGTTGCTGGTGTTGCGCAGTATCAAGCGTGAACTCGGCGGCGATCCGTCCATTGCGGTCAGCGCGGCGCAACGCATTGCACGCGGCGACCTGACCACGCATGTACCGCTTGCCGCAGGCGATTCACACAGCCTGATGTACGCACTGAGCGAGATGCAAAGCGGTTTGGTCGAGACCGTATCGCGGGTTCGTGCCGGAACCGAGAATATCAACGTGGGGGCATCGGAGATTGCTGCAGGCAACACCGACTTGTCGCAGCGCACCGAGCAGCAAGCCGCCGCGCTCGTGCAGACGGCATCGAGCATGGACGAGATGACGGCAAACGTGAAGCAGAACGCCGATAGCGCCACGCAAGCGGCGAAACTCGCGGGCGAAGCCGCCGATGTCGCCCAGCGCGGCAGCGGCGTGGTCGAAGAAGTGATCCACACCATGACGCGCATCACCGAAAGCTCGAAGCAGATTGGCGACATCATCGGCGTGATCGACGGCATTGCGTTCCAGACGAATATCCTCGCATTGAACGCAGCCGTTGAAGCGGCTCGGGCAGGCGAGCAAGGACGTGGCTTCGCGGTCGTGGCGGCGGAAGTGCGCAGCCTCGCGCAGCGTTCGGCGACGGCTGCGAAAGAGATCAAGGCGCTGATCGGGACGTCGACGGATACGGTGAAAGAGGGGGCGTCGCTGGTATCGAACGCGGGCGCGACGATGGGCGAGATCGTGAGCTCGGTGCGTCGCGTGAACGAGATCCTCGATGAAATCAGCCACGCTTCCAACGAGCAAAGCGCGGGCATCGAACAGGTGAACCGTGCGGTGGGCGAGATGGATCAGGTGACGCAGCAGAACGCGGCGCTGGTTGAAGAGGCAGCGGCCGCGGCGCATTCACTGAAGGATCAGGTCGATGTGCTGCGCGAAGCGATCGGAAGTTTTTCGCTGCCGGCTTGA
- a CDS encoding nucleoside deaminase → MNENTNANANERDMALLREVIALSEKSRRDGRHPFAALIADEHGRIVGQAGNNSMPPLGDPTQHAELRAAAQAAKELSPEQLLKCTLYTNAEPCCMCSGAIYWCNIGRVVYAMSERRLLEITGAHPENPTFSLPCREVFARGQRKVSVVGPLIEDEAAVVHEGFWT, encoded by the coding sequence ATGAACGAAAATACAAATGCAAACGCAAACGAACGGGACATGGCGCTGCTGCGCGAGGTGATCGCGTTATCGGAGAAGTCGAGACGTGATGGACGGCATCCGTTCGCCGCGCTCATAGCCGACGAACACGGCCGGATCGTCGGGCAAGCGGGCAACAATTCCATGCCACCGCTAGGCGACCCCACGCAGCATGCCGAGTTGCGCGCCGCCGCGCAGGCGGCGAAGGAGCTGTCGCCGGAGCAGTTGCTGAAGTGCACGCTCTATACGAATGCCGAGCCGTGCTGCATGTGTTCGGGCGCGATCTATTGGTGCAATATCGGACGTGTCGTGTATGCAATGTCCGAGCGGCGTTTGCTCGAGATTACCGGCGCTCATCCGGAAAACCCGACCTTCTCGCTGCCATGCCGCGAGGTGTTCGCGCGAGGGCAGCGGAAGGTGAGCGTGGTCGGGCCGCTTATTGAAGATGAAGCGGCCGTCGTGCACGAGGGATTCTGGACGTGA